Proteins found in one Nitrospirota bacterium genomic segment:
- the thiC gene encoding phosphomethylpyrimidine synthase ThiC — protein MTRIETAKKGIITDEIKEAALSEGIAPERLAGDIAEGLTVIPRNILHDIRPTGIGKGLRTKVNANIGTSKDKVSFDDELKKLDLLVQFGADAVMDLSTGGPIRDMRRLLMQKSPIAVGTVPIYEAAVAAAETYGTIAKMTVDDLFHAIERHAEEGVDFVTVHSGLTRRAVERLRDEGRVLDIVSRGGSFLLEWMIYNDRENPLFEHFDRLIEVSRKFDLTLSLGDGLRPGCLEDATDRSQIEELLTIGELRDRALESGVQVIIEGPGHVPLNQIELNIKIQKEICKGAPFYVLGPLVTDIGVGYDHITAAIGGAIAGAAGADFLCYVTPAEHVRLPDLNDVKEGLIASKIAAHAADIAKGVPGARERDRNMALYRKKLDWKGQIELSLDPEKIRRLRSEVPPSEQDVCSMCGEFCAIRTVERALRKKDENSSDHRRL, from the coding sequence ATGACCAGAATCGAAACAGCAAAAAAAGGCATCATTACTGACGAGATCAAAGAGGCAGCCCTCTCCGAAGGAATAGCCCCTGAAAGGCTCGCCGGTGACATTGCGGAAGGACTGACTGTTATTCCGAGAAACATACTTCATGATATCAGACCTACCGGTATCGGCAAAGGGCTCAGGACCAAGGTCAACGCAAATATCGGCACGTCAAAAGACAAGGTTTCTTTTGATGACGAGCTGAAGAAACTCGATCTCCTCGTTCAGTTTGGTGCAGATGCTGTCATGGATCTTTCTACCGGAGGCCCCATTCGGGACATGAGAAGGCTTCTTATGCAGAAATCACCCATTGCGGTCGGAACCGTTCCCATTTATGAAGCGGCTGTCGCAGCAGCCGAAACCTATGGCACAATCGCGAAGATGACGGTCGATGACCTTTTCCATGCCATCGAGAGGCATGCGGAAGAAGGCGTGGATTTCGTCACTGTTCACTCCGGGCTGACAAGAAGAGCAGTAGAAAGGCTGAGAGATGAAGGCAGGGTCCTTGATATTGTAAGCCGGGGCGGGTCGTTCCTGCTTGAATGGATGATTTATAACGACAGGGAAAACCCCCTGTTTGAGCATTTCGACAGGCTCATCGAGGTCTCAAGGAAATTCGACCTTACCCTCAGTCTCGGAGATGGTCTGCGGCCGGGATGTCTTGAGGATGCAACAGACAGGAGCCAGATCGAGGAACTGCTCACTATCGGAGAACTCAGGGACCGGGCGCTTGAATCAGGAGTGCAGGTAATCATTGAAGGCCCGGGGCATGTTCCGCTTAACCAGATCGAACTCAACATTAAAATCCAGAAAGAGATTTGCAAAGGCGCCCCTTTTTATGTTCTTGGGCCCCTGGTCACTGATATCGGCGTTGGTTACGACCATATCACTGCAGCCATAGGAGGCGCAATTGCCGGGGCTGCAGGAGCTGATTTTCTCTGCTATGTGACACCGGCAGAGCATGTCAGGCTTCCGGATCTTAATGATGTGAAGGAAGGCCTAATCGCTTCCAAAATTGCCGCGCATGCAGCAGACATTGCCAAAGGCGTTCCCGGGGCACGGGAGCGTGACCGCAACATGGCTCTGTACAGAAAAAAACTCGACTGGAAAGGGCAGATCGAACTGAGCCTCGATCCCGAAAAAATCCGCAGGCTGCGTTCCGAGGTTCCCCCTTCGGAACAGGATGTGTGCAGCATGTGCGGTGAGTTCTGCGCGATCAGGACAGTTGAGCGTGCGCTGAGGAAAAAGGATGAAAACAGTTCTGACCATCGCAGGCTCTGA
- the thiE gene encoding thiamine phosphate synthase, with protein sequence MKTYSSKAEAAHRIAERAPQLLRTKNTPLDFRLYLITNRKLFSAQCSMYFALETALEAGVRCIQLRERDLSGRELLDMAVWIRDLTREYRARLFINDRVDIALSVDADGVHLGQHSMPVRAARKIAGDRLLIGVSTHRIDEAEGAERDGADFITFGPVFKTASKEKYGKPLGTEIISEIKSRTSLPVFAIGGITPDRAEEVRDAGADGIALISAILTSADIRKTTKEFLKVLK encoded by the coding sequence GTGAAGACATATAGCAGTAAAGCAGAAGCCGCGCATCGGATTGCCGAGAGGGCACCTCAACTGCTCAGGACAAAAAATACTCCCCTCGATTTCAGGCTGTATCTTATTACCAACAGAAAACTGTTCAGCGCACAGTGCTCAATGTACTTTGCACTCGAAACCGCGCTCGAGGCAGGTGTTCGGTGTATCCAGTTGCGGGAAAGGGACTTGTCAGGGAGAGAACTCTTGGACATGGCGGTCTGGATACGAGACCTTACACGGGAATACAGGGCACGGCTGTTTATTAACGACCGGGTTGACATCGCGCTTTCAGTCGATGCTGATGGCGTGCATCTCGGTCAGCACAGCATGCCTGTCCGGGCTGCCAGAAAGATAGCAGGCGACCGGCTCCTGATAGGGGTCTCCACTCACCGCATCGATGAAGCCGAAGGCGCAGAGAGAGACGGGGCAGATTTCATCACTTTCGGACCGGTGTTTAAAACCGCATCCAAGGAAAAATACGGGAAGCCCCTTGGAACCGAGATCATCAGTGAGATCAAATCCCGCACATCCCTGCCGGTTTTTGCGATCGGCGGGATTACGCCTGACAGGGCAGAAGAAGTGAGAGATGCAGGGGCTGACGGAATCGCCCTGATATCCGCAATCCTCACATCAGCCGATATCAGGAAAACAACAAAAGAATTTCTGAAGGTGCTGAAATGA
- a CDS encoding thiazole synthase has protein sequence MDDKLIIKGIEFRSRLWVGTGKYRDFEETKKAVEASGSDVVTVAVRRVNITDRKTENLLDYLDPKKYKILPNTAGCYTVDDAVRYARLAREAGISDLIKLEVIGDEKTLFPDTWGLLKATEILVREGFIVLPYTNDDPIMAKRLEDAGAAAVMPLGAPIGSGLGIRNPYNIKIIMETVNTPVIVDAGVGTASDATVAMELGCDAVLINTGIAGAKDPIAMAEAMKHAVIAGRLAYRAGRIPRKLYATASSPIEGML, from the coding sequence ATGGATGACAAGCTGATAATCAAAGGCATAGAATTCCGGTCACGGCTCTGGGTAGGGACAGGCAAGTACAGGGACTTTGAGGAGACAAAAAAAGCGGTCGAGGCCTCGGGAAGTGATGTCGTTACGGTAGCGGTCAGGAGGGTAAATATTACGGACAGGAAAACAGAAAATCTCCTTGACTATCTCGATCCGAAAAAATACAAGATACTGCCGAATACCGCCGGATGCTATACAGTAGACGACGCTGTCAGGTACGCAAGGCTTGCGAGAGAGGCCGGCATTTCTGACCTCATTAAACTTGAGGTTATCGGAGATGAAAAAACCCTATTCCCTGATACCTGGGGGCTCCTGAAAGCCACCGAGATTCTTGTCCGCGAAGGTTTCATCGTTCTGCCCTATACCAATGATGACCCTATCATGGCAAAGAGGCTTGAGGATGCAGGCGCAGCAGCAGTCATGCCCCTTGGTGCTCCCATCGGTTCAGGTCTCGGCATCCGCAATCCATACAACATAAAGATAATCATGGAAACCGTGAATACTCCGGTAATCGTTGACGCAGGTGTCGGCACCGCATCCGATGCAACCGTTGCCATGGAACTCGGGTGCGATGCGGTACTGATAAACACCGGAATAGCCGGTGCAAAAGATCCGATCGCAATGGCAGAGGCGATGAAACATGCGGTCATTGCAGGGAGGCTTGCATACAGAGCAGGCAGGATTCCCAGGAAGCTGTACGCTACAGCGAGCAGTCCCATTGAAGGTATGCTGTGA
- the thiS gene encoding sulfur carrier protein ThiS, which yields MRLTVNGEIFESADAGTIARLLHELGIEPGRVAVEVNYSIIKKADYSTFSLNEGDKVEIVNFVGGG from the coding sequence ATGCGGCTTACGGTCAACGGTGAGATATTTGAATCAGCAGACGCAGGAACGATAGCACGGCTTCTCCATGAGCTCGGTATCGAACCGGGGCGTGTTGCGGTTGAGGTGAACTATTCGATCATAAAGAAAGCAGACTATTCTACATTCAGCCTCAATGAAGGGGATAAGGTTGAGATCGTCAATTTTGTGGGAGGTGGCTGA
- the larB gene encoding nickel pincer cofactor biosynthesis protein LarB, whose product MDNRKIRKLLDSVSSGKISPEKALDRLRHLPYEDISIAKIDHHRHLRQGIPEVVFATGKKPSDVAAIARTIYKKNGRLLITKATREIFGMLKIRKASFHPSSGVIEVNGSREERGHILIISAGTSDIPVAEEAAVTSSFLGNRTETVFDVGVAGIHRLIDARKSLDSAKVIIVVAGMEGALPSVVGGLVDKPIVAVPTSVGYGTNLGGLTALFAMLNSCVPGIAVMNIDNGFGAGCLAHKINLIAAG is encoded by the coding sequence ATGGATAACAGGAAAATCAGAAAACTTCTCGACTCGGTCAGTTCAGGGAAGATAAGCCCTGAGAAAGCGCTTGACCGGTTAAGGCATCTCCCGTATGAAGACATATCCATCGCGAAGATCGACCATCACAGGCATTTGAGGCAGGGGATACCGGAAGTGGTCTTTGCAACCGGGAAAAAACCGTCTGACGTGGCAGCGATTGCCCGGACGATATACAAAAAAAACGGCAGATTGCTGATCACGAAGGCCACACGAGAGATCTTCGGCATGCTGAAGATAAGAAAAGCATCGTTTCATCCCTCATCAGGGGTGATAGAAGTCAATGGCAGCAGGGAAGAAAGGGGACATATCCTCATCATCTCGGCAGGCACATCGGATATCCCTGTTGCGGAAGAAGCTGCGGTAACCTCGTCTTTTCTCGGAAACAGGACCGAAACCGTGTTCGACGTGGGAGTCGCAGGGATTCACCGGCTTATTGATGCAAGGAAATCGCTTGATTCGGCAAAGGTCATTATCGTTGTTGCAGGGATGGAAGGCGCGCTTCCTTCTGTTGTGGGAGGGCTTGTTGACAAGCCTATTGTTGCGGTGCCTACTTCTGTTGGCTACGGGACCAATCTCGGGGGACTGACCGCACTCTTTGCAATGCTCAATTCCTGCGTCCCGGGAATCGCGGTAATGAATATCGATAACGGGTTCGGCGCCGGCTGCCTCGCGCATAAAATCAACCTTATTGCTGCCGGATAA
- a CDS encoding NAD(P)H-dependent glycerol-3-phosphate dehydrogenase: MSYISVIGAGSWGTTLAYLLADKGYEVTLWAHDTGLADEINATRVNSLYLPDFRLPDEIRAVSNLKDALNKSRYIINAVPAQYTRAVFREAVQNIGKESVIISVSKGIERGTLLTVSSILKELSDHPVAVLSGPSFAKEVIKKSPTAVTVATDQNNTGIILQEIFNTNSFRVYTHDDIIGVEIGGALKNVMAIAAGISDSLGFGNNARASLITRGLAEMTRLGLAMGAKERTFSGLSGIGDLVLTCTSPLSRNYTVGMKLGQGMKLREILSQTHSVAEGVATAESAYALSLKYWVEMPIIEQIYKVLHEEKDPFFAAKDLLERSLKSEFYG; encoded by the coding sequence ATGAGCTATATCTCTGTCATAGGTGCCGGCAGCTGGGGAACGACACTCGCGTATCTTCTCGCAGATAAAGGCTATGAAGTGACGCTCTGGGCTCACGACACAGGCCTTGCGGATGAAATCAATGCCACACGGGTAAACAGTCTCTACCTGCCGGACTTCAGACTGCCGGATGAAATCAGGGCTGTGAGCAATCTGAAAGACGCCCTGAACAAATCCCGCTATATCATCAATGCGGTTCCTGCCCAGTACACACGTGCGGTATTCAGGGAAGCTGTGCAGAATATCGGCAAAGAGTCGGTCATCATCAGCGTGTCAAAGGGTATCGAACGGGGCACTCTCCTCACAGTCTCCTCCATACTGAAAGAGCTGTCTGATCATCCCGTTGCGGTCCTCTCGGGTCCGAGTTTTGCAAAAGAGGTGATAAAGAAATCACCCACCGCAGTAACGGTGGCAACAGATCAGAACAATACCGGCATCATTCTGCAGGAAATATTCAATACAAACAGTTTCAGAGTATACACCCATGATGATATCATCGGCGTCGAAATAGGAGGCGCCCTGAAAAATGTTATGGCGATTGCGGCGGGGATATCCGACAGTCTTGGGTTTGGCAACAACGCCCGCGCATCCCTCATTACGAGGGGGCTCGCCGAGATGACGAGGCTGGGACTGGCAATGGGAGCGAAGGAAAGGACATTCTCGGGACTCAGCGGGATCGGAGATCTTGTGCTCACCTGTACAAGTCCTCTTTCGAGAAATTACACGGTCGGGATGAAACTCGGTCAGGGCATGAAACTCAGAGAAATCCTGAGCCAGACACACAGCGTTGCGGAAGGGGTTGCGACCGCAGAGTCTGCGTATGCATTGTCCTTGAAATACTGGGTCGAAATGCCGATCATCGAGCAGATCTACAAAGTCCTTCATGAAGAAAAGGATCCGTTTTTCGCTGCAAAGGATCTGCTTGAACGCTCGCTGAAATCCGAGTTTTATGGGTAA
- a CDS encoding glutamine--tRNA ligase/YqeY domain fusion protein, with protein sequence MKKANGTTDQKETDPLPPDISQPSDFIRDIVKQDLETGIYGRRVHTRFPPEPNGYLHIGHAKSICLNFGIAAEFGGLCNLRFDDTNPTKEEAEYVESIIEDVRWLGFDWGERIYYASDYFEQLYEYAVQLIKKGRAYVCDLTPEQMRDYRGTLTEPGRESPYRYRPIEENLDLFARMRAGEFDDGTRTLRAKIDMTSGNINMRDPVLYRILKARHHRTGDQWCIYPMYDFAHGFSDSIEGITHSICTLEFEDHRPLYDWFLTELEVYHPKQIEFARLNLSYTILSKRKLNELVGHGYVNGWDDPRMPTLSGMRRRGYTPASIRNFCERIGVAKRESVVDVALLEYCLREDLNKHVPRVMAVLRPLKVVIENYPEGLVEELDAINNPEDPAMGTRKVPFSRILYIEQDDFREDPPKQFFRLAPGREVRLRYAYFIKCVSVVKDEVTGEIRELRCIYDPSTRGGDAPDGRKVKATLHWVSAAHAVEAEVRLYDHLFVKADPDDMEEGQDFKSAMNPESLVALQGCRAEPSLADAVAGNRYQFERLGYFCADPDSSGGRPVFNRTVTLRDIWAKIEKSKQG encoded by the coding sequence ATGAAAAAGGCCAACGGAACAACGGATCAGAAAGAAACAGATCCACTCCCGCCGGACATATCACAACCCTCTGATTTCATCAGGGACATCGTAAAACAGGACCTCGAAACCGGCATCTACGGCAGAAGGGTACACACCCGCTTTCCCCCCGAGCCGAACGGGTATCTGCATATCGGACATGCAAAGTCAATCTGCCTCAACTTCGGGATCGCGGCAGAGTTCGGGGGACTCTGCAACCTGAGATTCGATGACACCAATCCGACAAAGGAAGAGGCGGAATATGTCGAATCGATCATAGAGGATGTCAGATGGCTGGGGTTTGACTGGGGTGAAAGGATATATTACGCATCCGACTATTTCGAGCAACTGTATGAGTATGCCGTTCAGCTGATAAAAAAAGGCAGGGCATATGTCTGCGACCTGACCCCAGAGCAAATGAGGGACTACCGGGGAACACTTACGGAACCCGGCAGGGAAAGCCCCTATCGCTATCGGCCGATAGAAGAAAACCTCGATCTGTTCGCGCGCATGAGAGCCGGTGAATTCGACGACGGCACACGGACCCTCAGGGCTAAAATCGACATGACGTCCGGGAATATCAATATGAGGGACCCTGTACTCTACCGCATTCTTAAAGCCCGGCACCACAGGACCGGCGACCAATGGTGCATATATCCCATGTACGACTTCGCCCACGGCTTTTCTGATTCGATCGAGGGGATCACGCATTCGATCTGCACACTCGAATTTGAGGACCACCGGCCTCTGTACGACTGGTTTCTGACTGAGCTTGAGGTCTATCACCCGAAGCAGATCGAGTTTGCCCGGCTTAATCTCAGCTATACCATATTAAGCAAGCGGAAGCTTAACGAGCTTGTGGGACACGGTTATGTAAACGGATGGGACGATCCCCGCATGCCCACATTGTCCGGAATGAGAAGGCGGGGATACACTCCCGCATCGATCAGGAACTTCTGCGAACGGATAGGTGTCGCCAAACGGGAAAGCGTTGTTGACGTGGCGCTTCTTGAATACTGCCTGCGCGAGGATCTGAATAAACATGTCCCGCGTGTAATGGCGGTACTCCGGCCTCTGAAAGTGGTCATCGAAAATTATCCGGAAGGGCTTGTTGAGGAACTCGATGCAATCAACAATCCTGAGGATCCCGCGATGGGTACGCGCAAAGTCCCGTTTTCGCGTATTCTCTACATTGAACAGGATGATTTCAGGGAAGATCCGCCAAAGCAGTTTTTCCGTCTCGCTCCCGGCCGCGAAGTGAGACTGCGGTATGCATATTTCATCAAATGCGTCAGCGTGGTAAAGGACGAGGTTACAGGGGAGATACGTGAACTGAGATGCATCTATGATCCGTCCACGCGCGGAGGAGACGCACCTGACGGGAGGAAAGTAAAGGCGACTCTCCATTGGGTTTCCGCAGCCCATGCCGTGGAAGCAGAGGTGCGCCTGTATGACCATCTTTTCGTGAAGGCTGATCCGGATGATATGGAAGAAGGGCAGGACTTCAAGTCCGCAATGAATCCTGAATCCCTGGTAGCGCTGCAGGGATGCCGTGCCGAACCATCGCTGGCGGATGCTGTTGCCGGAAACCGCTACCAGTTCGAGAGGCTCGGATATTTCTGTGCTGACCCGGATTCATCCGGTGGCAGACCTGTATTCAACCGGACGGTCACACTGAGGGATATATGGGCAAAAATAGAAAAATCAAAACAAGGGTAA
- the gltX gene encoding glutamate--tRNA ligase, with protein sequence MFNSVRVRFAPSPTGHLHVGGARTALFNWLFARHNKGTFIIRIEDTDRTRSTDEYIDSILEGMKWLALDWDEGPYRQTERFDVYRLYCEKLLKEGNAYHCYCTPEELEQRRQDALAQGQSPKYDGRCRHLQEPVPGRTPAVRFRMPQEGETVVEDMIKGTAVFENTHLDDLIIMRSDGTPTYNFTVVVDDVDMKITHVIRGDDHLNNTPKQIHIYRALGYGIPSFAHLPMILGSDKARLSKRHGATSVIAYRDSGYLPDALVNYLVRLGWSYGDQEVFSREELISHFSFENVGKSSAVFNPEKLLWLNSQYIMNSSPEKLSTLVTPFLIREHIIEEGQDMEAQWLSRAVNTLRERAKTLTELADSLRYYIADDIEYNEKARTKFLNEKYLANLVQIRESLAALDYFTAQEIEKAFVSTGEKLDTKLGNIAQPVRVAVTGRTESPGIFEVLEILGKEKTLRRLEKAIKEIRIRT encoded by the coding sequence GTGTTCAATAGCGTGAGAGTTCGTTTTGCACCAAGTCCCACAGGGCATCTTCATGTGGGCGGGGCAAGGACTGCCCTCTTCAACTGGCTTTTTGCACGGCATAACAAAGGCACTTTTATCATAAGAATCGAAGATACGGACAGGACACGCTCGACCGACGAATACATCGATTCGATTCTTGAGGGGATGAAGTGGCTTGCGCTCGACTGGGATGAGGGCCCGTACAGACAGACTGAACGGTTTGATGTCTACCGCCTGTATTGTGAAAAGCTCCTGAAGGAGGGAAACGCATACCACTGTTACTGCACCCCGGAAGAACTCGAACAGAGAAGGCAGGATGCACTGGCTCAGGGGCAGTCGCCGAAATATGACGGCCGGTGCAGGCACCTGCAGGAACCGGTGCCCGGGAGGACCCCGGCGGTCCGCTTCCGCATGCCGCAGGAGGGAGAGACTGTTGTGGAAGACATGATAAAGGGCACGGCAGTGTTCGAAAACACCCATCTTGACGATCTTATCATTATGCGGTCTGATGGTACCCCTACCTACAATTTTACGGTGGTCGTCGATGACGTTGACATGAAAATCACCCATGTCATTAGGGGGGACGACCATCTGAACAATACCCCGAAACAGATCCATATCTACAGGGCACTCGGCTACGGGATTCCTTCATTTGCGCATCTCCCGATGATCCTTGGATCTGATAAGGCACGTTTGAGCAAACGGCATGGGGCGACATCGGTCATCGCGTACAGGGATTCGGGGTATCTGCCGGATGCGCTCGTCAATTATCTTGTGCGGCTCGGCTGGTCTTACGGCGATCAGGAGGTGTTCTCAAGGGAAGAACTGATCAGCCATTTCTCGTTCGAAAATGTCGGGAAATCCTCGGCGGTATTCAATCCCGAAAAGCTCCTGTGGCTCAACAGCCAGTATATAATGAATTCCTCACCTGAAAAACTGTCAACGCTTGTAACGCCGTTCCTCATAAGAGAACACATTATCGAAGAGGGACAGGACATGGAGGCACAATGGCTTTCAAGGGCGGTGAATACTCTCAGGGAACGCGCAAAGACGTTGACAGAACTCGCAGATTCATTGAGGTATTATATTGCGGATGACATTGAGTATAATGAAAAAGCCCGGACAAAATTCCTGAACGAGAAATATCTTGCGAATCTGGTTCAGATAAGGGAATCTCTCGCGGCCCTGGATTATTTTACCGCGCAGGAAATAGAAAAGGCGTTCGTGTCAACCGGGGAAAAGCTGGATACGAAACTCGGGAATATTGCGCAGCCTGTGAGGGTTGCGGTGACCGGCAGGACAGAAAGTCCCGGAATATTTGAAGTCCTTGAGATACTCGGCAAGGAAAAAACCCTGCGGAGACTCGAGAAAGCAATAAAGGAGATACGCATCAGGACATGA
- the tilS gene encoding tRNA lysidine(34) synthetase TilS, with amino-acid sequence MPALANKITATIKKFSMLSGGETVLAGLSGGPDSVCMLHILNGLRERYKLTLHAVYIDHGLRPGETVQEREFCKKLCDSLNLQFVAKSVEVKSFAKTQGLNMQEAARQLRYATYDETAYELRADRISLGHTADDQAETLLMRLLRGAGPTGLAGIPPVRKSIIRPLIDVERKEVEEFLDQQGIEYVIDSSNLRSDYLRNRIRLSLLPVIREFNQDIISTLAKTAAIFRDEERYFEIIVTKTLMKLISRKTASRIELFLAPFEIMDTAIMRRVLRRAVDETRSLRGISFIHIEDMVEMIKHGNPGDRLYLPGGIRAIKEYSMLVLTSEPPARLDTYPLTIPGETILKEAGILLDASTEKDVQEMSARQGLWSSFGIFDLDRLALPLTARPRKNGDFFYPAGFGKRKKLQDFFVDMKIPRDERDRVPLVVSGEDIIWVVGYRGDERFRATEKTANVLTFEVKRIRD; translated from the coding sequence ATGCCGGCCCTCGCCAATAAGATCACTGCGACCATAAAGAAATTCTCCATGCTTTCAGGCGGAGAAACCGTCCTCGCAGGGCTTTCTGGCGGTCCCGATTCTGTATGCATGCTCCATATTCTGAACGGCCTCAGGGAGCGGTACAAGCTCACATTGCATGCGGTATACATTGACCACGGCTTAAGGCCGGGTGAGACAGTGCAAGAGAGAGAGTTCTGCAAAAAACTCTGCGATTCGCTCAACCTGCAGTTTGTTGCAAAATCCGTCGAGGTAAAATCATTCGCAAAAACTCAGGGGCTCAACATGCAGGAAGCCGCCCGGCAGCTGCGGTATGCAACATACGATGAGACCGCATATGAACTCAGGGCAGACAGAATCTCTCTGGGACACACGGCAGATGACCAGGCAGAGACACTCCTGATGCGCCTGCTGAGGGGAGCTGGTCCGACAGGACTTGCGGGAATTCCCCCGGTCCGGAAAAGCATCATCCGGCCGCTGATTGACGTCGAAAGGAAAGAGGTGGAAGAATTTCTGGACCAGCAGGGCATAGAGTATGTCATCGACTCTTCGAACCTCAGGAGCGACTACCTGCGGAACAGAATACGCCTCTCGCTCCTTCCCGTCATCAGGGAATTCAATCAGGATATAATCAGCACTCTTGCAAAAACTGCTGCCATATTCAGGGATGAAGAGAGGTACTTTGAGATTATCGTCACCAAAACACTGATGAAACTCATCAGCAGGAAGACGGCCTCGCGAATTGAGCTTTTCCTTGCGCCATTCGAGATCATGGATACGGCAATCATGAGGCGGGTACTGCGCAGGGCCGTAGATGAAACAAGGAGCCTGAGGGGCATAAGCTTCATCCATATCGAAGACATGGTTGAGATGATAAAGCATGGAAATCCCGGTGACAGGCTTTATCTGCCCGGAGGCATCAGGGCGATAAAGGAATACTCGATGCTTGTGCTGACATCCGAACCCCCTGCCAGACTGGATACCTATCCCCTGACAATCCCGGGAGAAACCATACTGAAAGAGGCTGGCATCCTTCTTGATGCCTCCACGGAAAAAGATGTGCAGGAAATGTCTGCCCGTCAGGGGCTCTGGTCGTCTTTCGGCATCTTTGATCTCGACAGACTGGCCCTCCCCCTGACAGCGAGGCCGAGAAAAAACGGCGATTTTTTCTACCCCGCAGGGTTCGGGAAGAGGAAGAAGCTGCAGGACTTTTTTGTCGATATGAAAATCCCGAGAGACGAGCGTGACAGGGTTCCCCTCGTGGTATCCGGGGAGGATATCATCTGGGTTGTCGGTTACCGGGGAGACGAGCGGTTCAGGGCAACAGAAAAAACCGCAAATGTACTGACCTTTGAGGTAAAGAGAATCAGGGATTAG